In Rhodothermales bacterium, the genomic window CGTTCTCATTCGAGATGAGGCGCCACGTCTCGCCACGGTCGTTGGACCGGTACAGCCCCTCAACCTCCGGCGCCGCCTCGACCAACGCGTACACGCGCGTCGGGTCTGCCGGCGTGACGGCGAAGTCAATCTTGCCGATGGGGCCCTCCGGCAGGCCGGTGGATTTCTGAGCCCAGGTCAGCCCCCCGTCGGTGGACTTGTAGATGCCGTTCTCCGTCTCCGAACCGCTGTCAATGGACCACGGATACCGCCGCGCCGTCCACATCGCCGCATAGACCTCCTCCGGATTGGAGGGGTTTAGCTCGAGATCCACCGCGCCCGTGTTTTCGGACACGAACAGCACGTGCTGCCAGTTGGAGCCGCCGTCGATGCTCTTGTAGACGCCACGTTCCGGGTTCGGCCCAAACGGACTGCCCAGGGCGGCCACGTACACCACTTCCGGATTGGTCGGGTGAACCACCACCGCGCTCAGCTGCCCGGCGTCCGTCAGTCCCGCGTGGGTCCACGTGCGACCTGCATCCGTGGATTTGTACATGCCCCGACCGATGATCACGTTGCTGCGAATGCCGTCTGAACCGGTTCCTACGTAGATCACGTCGGAGTCGGCATCCGCTACATCGATGGAACCGATCGATCCCGTTTGGAAAAAGCCGTCGGAGATGTTCTCCCAGGTGGTGCCGTAGTCGGTGGTTTTCCATACCCCGCCTCCGGTAGCCCCCATGTAGAAGGTGTGCGGATGGGCCCGGTGTCCGGCGACCGCCGTGACACGGCCTCCGCGGGTCGGCCCGACGTTGCGGAAGTCCAGGTTGGAGAACAGGTCTGCCTCCTGAGCCGAAGCCGGCAGCAGCAGCAGTGAGAGCAGGGAGAGCGTGAGTAGTCGCATGACTCAGATGGGCGATGGGCAGCGCGGCAATATCCGACCACCGCGCTGCGAGACACAACCGGCACAGGTCCCATCGCCCGCACTAGATTGCCCGAAACCACCTCTTGGCTCATGACCACTATCGGAGTGCTCGGCTCGGGCGTCGTCGGCACGGTTCTCTCCAACGGTTTTCTGAAGCACGGCTTTGCGGTCTGCCGTGGATCGCGCAGCCCGGACAAGCTGGAGGCCTGGCAGGATGCTGCCGGCCCGCACGGGGCAATCGGAACGTTTGCGGAAGCAGCCGCAGCGGGCGATATCGTGGCCCTGGCCGTCAAGGGCTCGGCTGCCAAGCAGGCGTTGGGCGTTGTTGCCCCGGATGATCTGGCCGGCAAGGTGGTTATCGACACCTGCAATCCGATCAGTGCCGCTCCTCCCGAAAACGGGGTGCTTCGCTATGACACGTCTCTGGACCGATCCCTGATGGAGGACCTGCAGGAGGCCTACCCGGACGCGCGCTTCGTGAAGGCGTTCTCGTGCGTGGGCAGCGCCTACATGGTGGATCCGGTGCTTCCCGGCGGTCCGCCGACCATGTTCATCTGCGGGAATGACGCCGATGCCCGCTCCACCGTCGCAGCCATCCTTGAAGCGTTTGGTTGGGACGTTGCCGACATGGGCACCGCCGAAGCGGCCCGCGCCATAGAGCCGCTGGCCATGTTGTGGTGCATCCCCGGCTTCCTGCACAGCTCCTGGAGTCATGCGTTCAAGCTGCTTCGCGCTTAGTCTGCTGCTGGCAGGAACGCTGGCGGCGCAAACTCCGCCGCAGCGGTATCTGGATTGGGCACGCCCGCTCCACGGGGCGGAGGTGTACGAGACCCGGCGCGCCAACCTGGCCCAGGCGCTGGGCGATGTGGTCCTGCTGGTCCCGTCCTTTCACGGCCGGTCCGACGGGCAGTCATTCCGGCAGCTGGACGATTTCTGGTATCTGACTGGGCTTGAGCTGCCACAATCCATGCTGCTTCTGGACGGGCGTACAGGGTCTTCTACCGTGTTCGTGCCGGCGGAAGACCCGCACTTTGGCTCTTCCTCCCGACCCAACGACTTTCCCGGCCGGCCACTGTTGGAGGACCTCGAGCTGTGGCGACTCGCTGCTCTGCCCGCGAGGGACGGGGCGGAGTTGAGCGATACGCTTCGCGCGCTGTCGTCGGCTCGAACACTGGCCGTCAATGCGGGCAGGGCCGGTCCGTTGCCCGGCGAGTCCGTTGGATGGTTCGGCGACCCGGACCAGACCGCCTTCCTGGTTGGGCGGCTCCGCGCAGAGTTTCCAGGCCTGTTGCTGAGGAACGCGTTTGACGCTGTTGCAACGGTTCGACAGATCAAGGGCCCGGAGGAAATCGCCACCATTCGGGCAGTTGCCGCCCTCACGGTAGATGCCATTCGTGATGCGGCCGCACACGTGCGGCCCGGAGTCACCGAACGGGACTTGGAAGCGGAGCTCGAGGCCGGATACAAGCGCCGCGGCGCCCAGCGACTGGCTTTTGCGTCCATCATCAAGTCCGGTCCGAACTCCCTCTGGCCCTGGCGCGTGCTGGCGGCGCACTATGACCGTCGGAATCGTGCCATGCAGGCAGGTGATCTGGTGATCTTTGACGTGGGCACGGAGCTGCACGGCTATGTCAGCGACATCGGCCGCACCTTCCCGGTTTCCGGCCGCTTCACCGAACGGCAGGCCGAAATCCTGCGCATGGAAACCGCTGTTGCCGACGCGATCATCGCTGCCATGAAGCCCGGCGTGACGCTGCTGGAGCTCATGGACGTCGCCCGCGAGGCTACACCAGACGAGCATGAGCGGTTCATGCAGGCCGGGTTGTTCTTCGGCCACTACCTCGGGCTTTCCACGGGCGACCCTGCGGACTACACCGCTCCTCTGGCACCGGGAATGGTGATCACCGTCGAGCCGTGGTACTACAACCACGAGGAGGGCATTTCGGTGTTCACCGAGGACATGGTGTTGGTTACCGAGACCGGCGTGGAGGTGCTCTCTTCCGGCTTGCCGCGTACCCCGGAAGAGCTGGAAGCGATGGTCGGCCGTCATTGAGTGCAACCCGGGATTGATTTCTACGTGCTAATAATTTAGCATTATGGAAACACCCGGATTCATGCGTCTGCTGCTGCTTCTCCTCGCCCTGCTGATTGTACCTACGTCTCAGGCCCAGACGGTCACCGAACACATCACATCGCTTGGCGATGCGGACCCCGTGACCCGATCCCGCGCTGCGTGTCACCTCTCACGACTGCGCGGCTCCGCGGAGGCTGCCATTCCTGCATTGATTGCGACGCTGGGCGACGGCCGCCAGGTTGAGGGAAACGTCTGCCGCGGCATCACCTCCCGCAACCGGTGGCGGTGGACCCGGCAACTTCAGACTCCGGGCCTGCTGGCTGCGGAGGCCCTGGGGAATATTGGTCGACCATCGGTGGAGCCGCTGATTGCCGCGCTGGAAAGCGAGGACCCAATCGCCCGGGAGAACGCGGTCCGGGCGCTTGCAGACCTGGAAGATTATCGCTCGGTGTCCCCCCTCATAGAAATGCTGAGCCGGGAATCAGATGACGCCGTGCGGGCGGAGGTCGCGTCGGCGCTTGGATCCATCGAGCACAAGGATGCCGTGCCGGCCCTCGTTGGAACGCTGGATGACGACAGCGCGCTCGTTCGTGAGCAGGCTGCGTGGGCGCTGGGCAACATCGAATCCCCGCGCGCGGTCGACGCACTGCTCCAGACGTTGCAGGATCAGGATCCGGTGGTGCGGGAGCGGGCCGCGTGGGCGCTGGGCAACATCGAGGATTCCCGGGCCGTGGACGCACTGATGGTCCTCCTCGAAGATGACGATGTCGAGGTGCGCAAGATGGCTGCGTGGGCGCTCAGTCAGATGATCTGAGAGGCACCCTAGCGCGGCCGCAGGGAACCGAGACCGCCGTCCACACCGATAACCTGTCCCGTCACCCAGGAGCTCCGTTCGCCATCGAGCAGCCAGACGATGGGGTCGGCCACATCTTCCGGCCGACCGATACGGCCGAGAGCATGCATGGCTTCGGACTGTTTGAGGGCCGCCTCGTTTCCTACAATGCGCGCGCTCATCGGCGAGTCCACGAGACCGGGGGCTACGCAATTGACCCGAACCCCGCGCGGCGCGTACGTCGCGGCCGCAGAACGCATGAGGCCGACCACGCCGGCTTTCGCTGCTGCGATCGCCTCATGATTGGCGAGACCAGTCTGTGCCACGGCGCTGGAGCAGAGCACGATGGACCCGCCTTCCTTCATCATGGCCCGTGCGCCCGCCTTCACCGCGAAAAATGCCGAAGTGAGATTCGTATCGATGGTCGCGCGATATTCGTCTTCTGAGGTCAGGTGGGCTGACTTGAGTAGAATGGATCCGGCACAGTTCAACAAGCCGTCCAGTCTGCCAAACTCGGCAACCGCGGCATCCAGCAATGATTTCACCTCGTCAAAACTGGTCGCGTCCACCGACCTCCAGGAGCAGCCCAATTCATCAGCCAACTCCTGGAGGGGCTCTTCGCGACGGGCGGCCAGCATGAGCAGGGCGCCCTGCTCGGCCAGCCTTCTAGCCACGGCGGAACCAATACCGCCGGAAGCTCCGATCACTACGTGTACCTGACCTTTCATCGCAGACTGCATCTAAATCTGCCCATAGGTACGCCGAGCCCGGGCCGCCGGATACCGACCGACGCCGGGCCGCGACTGCGCGCGACAAGCGGTCGTCCCGAGCGCTACTCCGAAAAAAGCGCTTTCGAGAGGTGCATGGTCACCAGCATGTGGGGCACGTCCACGACTTCGGCGATCTTCAGGTCGCCCGCCAGGGACAGGAGCGCGTACGCGTCTGAGCGGGTCATGCCGCGCGTCGCCTCAAGGTGGTCAATCATGTACCGGGTTGCCTTGCGTGCGGCCTCGTCAATGGTCTCGGCATATGCCGTGACCGCGTAGTACTCATCATTCTCGTACTGCGGCTCGGCAATTGGCACCCCGCCCTTGATCACCTCTACCTCATAGACGATGCGCATCGGCGCCTCAATGGCCGTCCCGCATACCTCGCCGAGGCCCTGGGCCGCATGCGTATCGCCTATCGAGAACAGGGCGCCTTCCACGAAGACGGGGAAATACACAGTGGTGCCTTCCACGAGATTGGGGTCGTCCATATTGCCGCCGTTGGCGCGAGGCGGGATGGTGGACAGCATTTCATCGGTTGCCGGGGCCACGCCCATCACGCCCGGGAAGGGCTCCAGGGGAATGCGAATGCCGTCGTCGAAGTCGGCGTACACGTCGCCGTCCTCAAAGGTGTAGGTCTTGATGTACGGGTCGGGGAATTCGTCCGCGAGGAATCCGAATCCGGGCACGATGGCCGTCCAGCCGAACTCGCCCAGTTCGATCTCATGCAGGGTGACCTTGAGCACATCGCCTGGCTCAGCGCCCTCCACATAGACAGGCCCCGTCAACGGGTGAATCGGCTCAAAGTCCAGGTTGACGACGTCCTCGATGGTCGCGTCCGCGAGCAGTTGCCCATCGGACGCCTCTTCGGTGAACGCCTCGATGACGCTGCCGCTGGGCACGCGCAGCACGGGTTCGATGGCCGAGGAGAACTTGTTGTGGGTCTGGTCCGCCGTCAGCGAGTACTGCGGCTCGGGCACGACACGGTCGGCTTCAGCGGTGGCCGGCGGCTCGGGGGCGGCGCAGGCGGCTATCAGAAGGAGGGGGAGAAAACGCATGGCAGGGAGGGATTGGGCTCCTGCCATGATACCTCAGCGTCCGGCACCATTCAGTATGTCGCGACAGCCCTGAGGCATTTGCGGCGGGGCTTCTCGGCCCAGGACCTGCAACGAGGACTGGTATAGGTCCAGGAGCCCACACTCCAGGAAGATCGACGAACTCAGCAGTGTTGCGTGCGAACCCGGCCTTGAGGGCAGCGCCTGCAGTCCGCCATCGTACATGCCCTGATAGATCAGTTCTGCCAGCATCGCGCGTTGGGTACGGTAGCGCTCCTGTTCCTGGTAGGTGCGCGAAAGGGACAAAACCACGACAACGGGCATATTCGGCACAGCGTCCGCTTCCACGGCTGTGGACCAGGCGGCGGCCAGGGGCTCGTTGAGCGACATGAATCCCCGTTCGAAATCCCGCGGGCTGAGGCGCTCTCCCGCGCCCATGGCCGCGTACAGCCGGCCGGACAGCTCCATGTGGTACAACGCCGACTGGCTAACCAGCGCATGGTTGTCCAGAATCTCTGACTCGATGGTGCCCAGCAGCCCATTCGCCTCCTCCACGGCGCGACGTTCCGCCCACCAGTCATTGGCAAACAGCGCCACGAACACGCCGAACACCACAAACATGGCTTCCAGGAATATGGGCTTCCAGTTGATTCGATTGGCGGCGGTCATGGAATGAGCCGGGTTGACCTATCTTTTCGCGTGCCGCAAGATCGCATCTATACCGAAGAAGAAATCGGCCGCGTGCTGAAACGCGCTGCCGAGATTCAAGGCAAGCAGCCCCGTAAGACGGGCTATGGATTGTCCCTGAACGAAATCCAGGACCTGGCGGCCGACGCCGGCATTGATCCGGCTCTCGTATTGGCGGCCGCAGGAGAACTGAATGCCAACGCGGAAGGGCGGAAGAAGGCCTGGTGGGGCGGCCCTATGTCCAGCACGTTTGTCCGGACTGTTGAAGGCCCGCTCTCGGACGAGACGTGGGAAGACATGCTCACAATTCTCCGTCGCCGGACCAAAAACACGGGCACGACGGAGCGCCGAGGTACCACGCGCCAGCTGACGTTTCGCTCAGACTCCGGCACCCGGGGTCACCTGATCACGACCTACCGAAACGGTGTCACGGAGATCGAACTACTGCACGGCAACGAGGTCCTGGCCGTGCCCGGTCTGGTCTTCCCGGTCATCTTCGCGATGATTGCCCTGCCGATTGTATTCGAGGGCCTCAATCTGAGCGGCCTGCCAGCCTTCTTAGCCTGGGCCGCCATTGCAGGCGTGATCGCGTTCCTGGGCCGGCAGTTCACCAGCCTGATGGCGGACCGGCAGTACGCCAAGTCGCAGAAGCTGATGGATGAACTTGCCGGCGCTGCCCATCGCGCGTCACGCAAGTCACGCACGCGAAGCGAGCGCTCCACCACTGCGAAAACGGAGCAGGCCGCCCCCGCCCGGCAGACAGGACCCTACCTGCAGATCCCGGAAGAGGATCAGTTTACGGGCGATGCGCCCCGGGCCACGTCCGAGCGGACCCGCGAGTAGCTCGACGCCCGCCGGCGCGGTCAGTCAATCAGTCGCTCCAGCCCGTCCTCGACCCGGCGCATGATGCGCTCGGCAAGCTTGTCCGACAGCTCGATGTGTAGCTGTCGGTCCTGCCTGGCCCACTCTTCCGGATCAAACAGAAGCTGCTCGCTACCCGGCAGGTCCAGTGATCGCCAGTTCCCCGGATACGTCGCCCGCTCGAACCGGCCGCGTGCATCGGATTCTGCCGTGCCCTCGAGCACAAACTCACCGGTAACCACGTCGAGCACTCGCCACGCTGCCGTCGCCTGCAGACGGATATCCATCTGCCGCCAGGTGTAGGTGGTGTCCACACCGCCCCGACCCCGAGTCCGGGCATCCCGCTCTCGGGTTCGGCGGATCCGTTCGTTCTCCAGAAATCCCGTGAACTCCCCTGCCAGCACGTAGTCCGAGTCCAATTCCTGGCCGATGTCGCGCATCTCGGCGCGCGTCAACACCTTGGCGTCGAGTGTCATGGCGCGCACGCCTCGGCGGGTCTTGCCCGGATCCAGCAC contains:
- a CDS encoding NAD(P)-binding domain-containing protein, with the protein product MTTIGVLGSGVVGTVLSNGFLKHGFAVCRGSRSPDKLEAWQDAAGPHGAIGTFAEAAAAGDIVALAVKGSAAKQALGVVAPDDLAGKVVIDTCNPISAAPPENGVLRYDTSLDRSLMEDLQEAYPDARFVKAFSCVGSAYMVDPVLPGGPPTMFICGNDADARSTVAAILEAFGWDVADMGTAEAARAIEPLAMLWCIPGFLHSSWSHAFKLLRA
- a CDS encoding aminopeptidase P family protein encodes the protein MRSSCFALSLLLAGTLAAQTPPQRYLDWARPLHGAEVYETRRANLAQALGDVVLLVPSFHGRSDGQSFRQLDDFWYLTGLELPQSMLLLDGRTGSSTVFVPAEDPHFGSSSRPNDFPGRPLLEDLELWRLAALPARDGAELSDTLRALSSARTLAVNAGRAGPLPGESVGWFGDPDQTAFLVGRLRAEFPGLLLRNAFDAVATVRQIKGPEEIATIRAVAALTVDAIRDAAAHVRPGVTERDLEAELEAGYKRRGAQRLAFASIIKSGPNSLWPWRVLAAHYDRRNRAMQAGDLVIFDVGTELHGYVSDIGRTFPVSGRFTERQAEILRMETAVADAIIAAMKPGVTLLELMDVAREATPDEHERFMQAGLFFGHYLGLSTGDPADYTAPLAPGMVITVEPWYYNHEEGISVFTEDMVLVTETGVEVLSSGLPRTPEELEAMVGRH
- a CDS encoding HEAT repeat domain-containing protein, producing MRLLLLLLALLIVPTSQAQTVTEHITSLGDADPVTRSRAACHLSRLRGSAEAAIPALIATLGDGRQVEGNVCRGITSRNRWRWTRQLQTPGLLAAEALGNIGRPSVEPLIAALESEDPIARENAVRALADLEDYRSVSPLIEMLSRESDDAVRAEVASALGSIEHKDAVPALVGTLDDDSALVREQAAWALGNIESPRAVDALLQTLQDQDPVVRERAAWALGNIEDSRAVDALMVLLEDDDVEVRKMAAWALSQMI
- a CDS encoding SDR family oxidoreductase yields the protein MKGQVHVVIGASGGIGSAVARRLAEQGALLMLAARREEPLQELADELGCSWRSVDATSFDEVKSLLDAAVAEFGRLDGLLNCAGSILLKSAHLTSEDEYRATIDTNLTSAFFAVKAGARAMMKEGGSIVLCSSAVAQTGLANHEAIAAAKAGVVGLMRSAAATYAPRGVRVNCVAPGLVDSPMSARIVGNEAALKQSEAMHALGRIGRPEDVADPIVWLLDGERSSWVTGQVIGVDGGLGSLRPR
- a CDS encoding acetamidase/formamidase family protein, with translation MRFLPLLLIAACAAPEPPATAEADRVVPEPQYSLTADQTHNKFSSAIEPVLRVPSGSVIEAFTEEASDGQLLADATIEDVVNLDFEPIHPLTGPVYVEGAEPGDVLKVTLHEIELGEFGWTAIVPGFGFLADEFPDPYIKTYTFEDGDVYADFDDGIRIPLEPFPGVMGVAPATDEMLSTIPPRANGGNMDDPNLVEGTTVYFPVFVEGALFSIGDTHAAQGLGEVCGTAIEAPMRIVYEVEVIKGGVPIAEPQYENDEYYAVTAYAETIDEAARKATRYMIDHLEATRGMTRSDAYALLSLAGDLKIAEVVDVPHMLVTMHLSKALFSE